One window from the genome of Fulvivirga lutea encodes:
- a CDS encoding acetyl-CoA C-acyltransferase codes for MDAYIVKGYRTAVGKAGRGGFRFTRPDNLAADVIKHLVGSIDGFDAKRVDDLIVGNAVPEAEQGMQMGRIIALLSLPIEVPGMVINRYCGSGLEAINIAAARIHAGQADCIIAGGTESMSLVPVMGHKTALNYEITTKNPEYYTSMGLTAEQVAKEYKVSREDQDEFAYNSHVKAAKAIQEGKFKDQIVPINVKETYLDANLKKKTREYVVDTDEGVRPDTTVEALSKLRPVFAAGGSVTAGNSSQTSDGAAFVMVMSEKMVKEHNLEPIARLVSYTAAGVEPRIMGIGPVAAIPKALKIAGLKLDDIDQIELNEAFAAQSLAVIRELGIDQNKLNPNGGAIALGHPLGCSGAKLSIQLFDEMRRRKQKYGMVTACVGGGQGVAGIYELLN; via the coding sequence ATGGACGCATATATAGTAAAAGGATATAGAACAGCAGTAGGAAAAGCAGGAAGAGGTGGATTTAGATTTACTAGACCAGACAACCTAGCTGCAGATGTAATTAAGCACTTGGTAGGATCAATTGATGGATTCGATGCCAAGAGAGTAGATGACCTTATTGTAGGGAATGCCGTACCAGAGGCTGAGCAAGGAATGCAGATGGGTAGAATCATTGCACTTCTTTCTTTACCAATTGAAGTACCTGGTATGGTGATTAACAGATACTGTGGTTCAGGACTTGAAGCAATAAATATTGCAGCTGCCAGAATACACGCAGGTCAGGCAGACTGTATTATTGCTGGTGGAACAGAGTCAATGTCGTTAGTTCCAGTAATGGGTCATAAGACAGCTCTTAACTACGAAATCACAACAAAAAACCCTGAGTATTATACAAGCATGGGTTTAACTGCAGAGCAAGTTGCAAAGGAGTATAAGGTGTCTCGTGAAGATCAGGATGAGTTTGCTTATAACTCTCATGTAAAAGCAGCTAAGGCAATTCAGGAGGGTAAGTTCAAAGATCAGATTGTTCCTATCAATGTAAAAGAAACATATCTAGATGCCAACCTTAAAAAGAAAACCAGAGAATATGTGGTAGATACTGATGAAGGCGTTAGACCAGATACAACGGTAGAAGCGCTCAGTAAATTAAGACCAGTTTTTGCAGCGGGTGGATCTGTGACAGCCGGTAACTCAAGTCAGACTTCTGATGGTGCTGCTTTCGTGATGGTGATGTCTGAAAAAATGGTTAAAGAACATAACCTTGAGCCGATCGCGAGACTAGTTAGCTATACTGCTGCTGGTGTTGAGCCAAGAATTATGGGCATCGGACCAGTAGCAGCTATTCCAAAAGCATTAAAAATAGCTGGGTTAAAATTAGATGATATCGACCAAATAGAATTGAACGAGGCATTTGCTGCGCAATCACTTGCCGTAATTCGAGAGTTAGGTATTGATCAGAACAAACTAAATCCTAACGGAGGAGCCATTGCATTAGGACACCCACTAGGTTGCTCAGGAGCAAAATTGTCAATCCAATTATTTGATGAAATGAGAAGAAGAAAGCAGAAATACGGAATGGTAACTGCGTGTGTAGGAGGAGGACAAGGAGTAGCTGGAATTTATGAGCTCCTTAACTAA
- a CDS encoding 3-hydroxyacyl-CoA dehydrogenase/enoyl-CoA hydratase family protein, which produces MTRRIRKVAVLGSGIMGSRIACHFANIGVDVLLLDIVPRELNDQEKKKGLTLEDKVVRNRIVNDAFESTLKSKPASLYDKDFASRITLGNFDDDISKIKDYDWTIEVVVENLDIKKKVFEQVEKHRTPGTLITSNTSGIPIHLMLDGRSEDFQKHFCGTHFFNPPRYLRLLEIIPTPKTDPEITDFLMHYGDLFLGKTTVLAKDTPAFIANRVGIYAILKVIESMQKLGLNVDEVDKLTGPVIGRPKSATFRTSDVVGLDTLVKVATNLYEGLPNDEGRDTFKLPDVVGKLMENKWLGDKTGQGFYKKTKDDKGKTEILTLNLETLEYEPKKKASFGTLEATKPIENLKERFKPLLAGKDKAGEFYRDSFFALFKYVTNRIPEIADELYKIDDAVCAGFGWEVGPFETWDSIGIEKSIQQMEEMGYKPNKWVYDMLDAGIKTFYTAKDGVRHYYDIDSKSYKPVPGADEYIILDNIRESKVLWSNSGSTIFDLGDDVIGIEFHTKMNTLGGEVVEGINKAIDMAEKDYRGLVIGNQGAQFSAGANLGMVFMYAIEQEFDEVDFMIRHFQNTMMRVRYSSVPVVVAPHGLSLGGGCEMTMHADVVQAAAETYIGLVEVGVGLIPGGGGTKELTKRVSDGIQTGDVVLNDLQNAFMNIATAKVATSAEEARGMHILRPQDRISMNIDRQLADAKATVIELADAGYTMPVQASNIKVQGKTGMALFMAGVNGMRMGNYISDHDLKIANKIAYVMCGGDLSYPQEVTEQYLLDLEREAFLSLTGEKKTLERIQSILTTGKPLRN; this is translated from the coding sequence ATGACTAGACGAATAAGAAAAGTTGCTGTATTAGGATCCGGTATCATGGGATCGCGAATTGCATGTCACTTTGCTAACATTGGTGTAGATGTTCTTTTGTTAGACATTGTTCCTCGTGAGCTTAATGATCAGGAAAAAAAGAAAGGTTTAACACTAGAAGATAAGGTTGTCAGAAACAGAATTGTGAATGATGCCTTTGAATCAACCTTAAAGTCAAAGCCTGCATCACTTTATGACAAAGACTTTGCTAGTAGAATAACACTAGGAAATTTTGACGATGACATTTCTAAAATCAAGGATTATGATTGGACAATTGAAGTAGTAGTTGAAAATCTGGATATCAAGAAAAAAGTATTTGAGCAGGTTGAAAAGCACAGAACTCCGGGAACGCTTATTACTTCTAATACATCAGGTATTCCTATTCACCTGATGCTTGACGGTAGAAGTGAAGATTTTCAAAAGCATTTCTGCGGAACGCACTTCTTCAATCCACCTAGATACCTTCGATTACTTGAAATCATTCCTACCCCAAAAACAGACCCTGAAATCACAGATTTCTTAATGCACTATGGTGATCTGTTCTTAGGTAAGACAACGGTATTAGCGAAAGATACACCAGCCTTTATCGCCAACAGAGTTGGAATTTATGCCATTTTGAAAGTCATCGAATCCATGCAAAAGCTTGGCCTTAACGTGGACGAAGTAGATAAACTCACAGGGCCGGTAATTGGCAGGCCCAAATCGGCTACCTTCAGAACCTCTGATGTTGTTGGCTTAGATACACTTGTTAAGGTTGCAACAAATTTATATGAAGGTTTACCTAACGATGAAGGTAGAGATACTTTTAAATTACCTGACGTAGTCGGCAAGTTGATGGAGAATAAATGGCTTGGAGACAAAACAGGCCAAGGTTTCTATAAGAAAACAAAAGATGATAAGGGCAAAACAGAGATACTTACCTTAAATCTAGAAACGTTAGAATACGAGCCTAAAAAGAAAGCCTCTTTTGGAACGCTTGAAGCTACTAAGCCAATTGAAAATCTTAAAGAAAGATTTAAGCCATTGTTGGCTGGAAAAGATAAAGCAGGTGAATTTTACAGAGACTCATTCTTCGCGCTTTTCAAGTATGTAACAAACCGCATTCCTGAGATTGCCGATGAGTTATATAAAATTGATGATGCAGTTTGTGCAGGCTTTGGCTGGGAAGTAGGTCCTTTCGAAACTTGGGACTCTATCGGCATAGAGAAATCGATCCAGCAAATGGAAGAAATGGGTTATAAGCCTAATAAATGGGTTTATGACATGTTAGATGCTGGTATTAAAACATTTTACACAGCGAAAGATGGCGTAAGACATTACTATGACATTGATTCTAAATCTTATAAACCAGTTCCTGGCGCAGACGAATACATCATACTGGATAACATTAGAGAAAGCAAAGTTCTTTGGAGCAATTCAGGCTCTACAATTTTTGATCTGGGTGATGATGTAATTGGAATTGAATTCCATACCAAAATGAATACCCTCGGAGGTGAAGTGGTTGAGGGAATTAATAAGGCCATTGATATGGCAGAAAAAGACTACCGAGGTTTAGTAATAGGAAACCAAGGAGCACAATTTTCTGCGGGAGCAAACTTGGGTATGGTATTTATGTATGCCATCGAACAAGAGTTTGACGAAGTAGATTTTATGATTCGTCACTTCCAAAATACAATGATGCGAGTTCGTTATTCATCAGTACCTGTTGTGGTAGCACCTCATGGGCTCTCATTGGGTGGTGGCTGCGAAATGACCATGCATGCTGACGTTGTACAAGCTGCTGCTGAAACTTATATAGGTTTAGTAGAAGTTGGTGTCGGCCTTATCCCAGGTGGTGGCGGAACCAAGGAATTAACGAAAAGAGTTTCTGATGGAATACAAACAGGCGATGTTGTTCTGAATGATTTACAAAATGCATTCATGAACATAGCTACTGCTAAAGTTGCCACTTCTGCTGAAGAAGCACGAGGCATGCACATCTTGAGACCTCAGGATAGAATTTCAATGAATATTGATAGACAGCTAGCTGATGCAAAAGCTACGGTAATTGAATTAGCAGATGCTGGTTACACGATGCCAGTCCAGGCAAGCAATATTAAAGTTCAAGGTAAAACAGGTATGGCTTTATTTATGGCAGGTGTTAACGGAATGAGAATGGGTAATTATATCTCTGACCATGACCTGAAAATCGCGAATAAAATTGCTTACGTAATGTGTGGGGGAGATTTATCTTATCCACAAGAAGTTACTGAACAATATTTATTGGATCTTGAAAGAGAAGCATTCTTATCTCTAACAGGAGAAAAGAAAACATTAGAAAGAATTCAAAGCATTTTAACAACAGGTAAACCATTAAGGAACTAA
- a CDS encoding MarR family winged helix-turn-helix transcriptional regulator, protein MKREETIDHNIKSAWHAISRMYNQQAVKQDITTSIGFVLLNISSKEGTQATKIAPLMGLESRSLTRVLKNMEEKGLIYRKPDENDGRSVRIYLTEEGKRKKEVSRNTVLSFNNQVREKIPESKLNVFFDVINNINEIIDKNKVYDNANNK, encoded by the coding sequence ATGAAAAGAGAGGAAACAATCGATCATAATATTAAGTCTGCATGGCATGCCATCTCTCGAATGTATAACCAGCAGGCGGTCAAACAGGACATCACAACTTCTATCGGTTTTGTTCTATTGAACATTAGTTCTAAAGAAGGTACTCAGGCTACCAAGATTGCTCCTCTAATGGGCTTGGAGTCAAGGAGCCTAACGCGTGTCTTAAAAAACATGGAAGAAAAAGGGCTGATCTATCGTAAGCCAGACGAGAATGATGGCCGATCAGTTAGAATATACCTAACAGAAGAAGGCAAACGGAAGAAAGAAGTTTCACGAAATACGGTGTTATCTTTTAATAATCAGGTGCGTGAGAAAATCCCAGAATCGAAATTAAATGTATTCTTTGATGTGATTAATAACATCAACGAAATTATAGATAAGAATAAAGTATACGATAACGCAAATAATAAATAA
- a CDS encoding PadR family transcriptional regulator, with protein MHSPELLKGTLQTIILKLLADNGKMYGYEITQKVKALSNGKLVLTEGSLYPTLHKLEAEGLLSTEKVSMGKRVRKYYLLTPVGNSTVSQKIEAFEAFISTMFNVLQIKPAY; from the coding sequence ATGCATAGTCCGGAACTATTAAAAGGCACTTTACAAACTATCATTTTGAAGCTACTGGCTGATAATGGTAAAATGTATGGGTATGAAATAACCCAAAAAGTAAAAGCCCTTTCCAATGGAAAATTGGTTTTAACTGAAGGTTCATTGTACCCAACTCTTCATAAGCTTGAAGCCGAGGGGCTTCTTTCAACTGAAAAGGTAAGCATGGGTAAGCGCGTTAGAAAATATTATTTACTCACACCGGTTGGTAACAGCACGGTTTCTCAAAAAATTGAGGCTTTTGAGGCCTTTATCAGCACCATGTTTAATGTGCTCCAGATTAAACCTGCTTATTAA